A portion of the Streptomyces sp. NBC_00376 genome contains these proteins:
- a CDS encoding ABC transporter ATP-binding protein → MVAPPDNDVIWARSLQHSHNGSPALGGVSLGVRDGEILAVTGPRGCGKTTLLHCLSGQLVPEQGEVWFNSVPVHTMGPRLRERLRRDRFGWIAPEPQLVPELNTWENTALPLLLRGASHREAKKAALEWLERLDIGACARQRPHTLLQGQRQRIAVARALAAAPTVIFADEPTATLHRSDRTHVLRTLTSAARSHGITIVLATHDAEIAALADRTVPLLDGRRVATVALPAGSDTEGRAACSLSV, encoded by the coding sequence ATGGTGGCCCCGCCGGACAACGACGTGATCTGGGCGCGCTCCCTGCAACATTCCCACAACGGCTCACCCGCGCTCGGCGGCGTATCCCTGGGCGTCCGTGACGGCGAGATCCTCGCCGTGACCGGCCCCCGGGGCTGCGGCAAGACGACCCTGCTGCACTGCCTGTCCGGTCAGCTGGTGCCCGAGCAGGGCGAGGTGTGGTTCAACAGCGTCCCCGTCCACACCATGGGCCCCCGGCTGCGCGAGCGGCTGCGCCGCGACCGGTTCGGCTGGATCGCCCCCGAACCCCAGCTGGTGCCCGAGCTGAACACCTGGGAGAACACCGCCCTACCGCTGCTGCTGCGCGGCGCCTCGCACCGGGAGGCGAAGAAGGCCGCCCTGGAGTGGCTGGAGCGGCTCGACATCGGCGCCTGCGCCAGGCAGCGGCCGCACACCCTGCTCCAGGGACAACGCCAGCGGATCGCCGTGGCCCGCGCCCTGGCGGCCGCCCCCACGGTGATCTTCGCCGACGAACCGACCGCGACCCTGCACCGCAGCGACCGGACGCATGTGCTGCGCACCCTCACCAGCGCGGCCCGTTCGCACGGCATCACGATCGTGCTCGCCACCCACGACGCGGAGATCGCCGCCCTTGCCGACCGCACGGTCCCGCTGCTGGACGGCCGTCGCGTCGCGACCGTCGCCCTGCCCGCCGGGTCCGATACGGAGGGCCGCGCGGCGTGCTCGCTCTCCGTCTAG